The Polynucleobacter sp. MWH-UH35A genomic interval GGTATTTGCCGTTGAAGAAGCGGTGCGCCATGTGATGCATCCTGATAAGGTAAATATTGCTGCCCTGGGGAACATGGTTCCTCACATTCATTGGCATGTCATCCCAAGATTTAAGGACGATGCTTTTTTTCCTGGGTCAGCTTGGTCTAAAAAGACTCAAGAAACAAAAGAATCTACATTAGAAGCCAGAAGAATAAAGACTCAAGAATTACCGACAGGAATTAAAGCTGCCATTGCTAAGCTTGCTTAAGTTAGCTTTTTAAGGGCCTCTAAATACTTCTCGGGATTGAGTGGTTGGCCTTCTCGCTGCGCCTCCCACATCACCTGTCCTAGGCATTCCATCATCGCATGTTGTGCTTCGTGCATTGAGCCCAGTTTTTGTGAGAGTTTGTCTGCGATCTCTTTAATGCCGGGTGGTTGATTGATGGATATCTGTTCGCTGATCGAAAGGTGCATTGATAAATGCAAGAAGGGATTTGTTTCACCGCGTTCAGGAGTGTAGTCTTGCCCTAGGGCACCTTCAGGATCAGCAAGGAGCTCGTGGTATTCCGGATGCTCTACCATCCAGTCACTTGCAATCGTCTCCATGGGATCGAGAATATGGTTTTCTATTTTCTTTTTCCAGGTGTCGCAGAAAAAACGACGCACTTCCTCTCGAGTTGGGTTAAATATCGCCACGAACTTTTCCTTTGCCTGTCTTTTGTTTGAAGCCACATAGAGGCTCTACTATGCATTGTGCACAATCTGGATTGCGGGCTTTGCAGGTGTATCTACCGTGCAAAATAAGCCAATGATGGGCATCATGCAGATACTCTTTTGGTACACGCTTGAGTAGCTGCTCCTCGACCTTCAAGACGTCCTTGCCAGGCGCTAAGCCGGTTCGGTTGGAGACTCTGAAGATATGTGTATCAACGGCGATAGTCGGCTGACCAAAGGCGGTATTGAGAATGACGTTCGCAGTTTTTCTGCCTACGCCGGGTAGAGCTTCTAATTCTTCGCGGGTTTGCGGTACTTCGCCACCATGTTTTTCCAGGAGAAGCCGGCAAGTCTCCTGAATATGTTTTCCTTTGGAATTAAATAATCCAATATGCTGAATGTACGGCCTCACTCCTTCTTCACCAAGATCTAGGAGGGCTTGCGGAGTATTGGCAACCTTATAGAGCTTGCGTGTTCCTTTGTTGACCGATACATCAGTTGCTTGCGCGGATAACAATACGGCAATTAATAGCTCGAATGGCGAGCTATATTCCAGCTCTGTTTTTGGTTTGGGATTATTAGCTTTGAGCTGCTCAAAAAAAGCACGACGCTTTTCTAGATTCATCATTTCTTTTGTTGGGCGCGGGCAATGGCTGCTGCAATAATGGCTCGTTTGCGCTCTTGCTCTTTTAGCTCGTCTGCAGAAGATGGATTTTCCGCATTCACTACTGCTAATTTAGTCGCAGCCTTTTTCGCCAGGCGTTCATCATTGTCTTTTTGCTCTCTATCAAGCCGTTGTTCGCGATCGTGATACCGCTTGCGGGAAATATCTGCTAACTCTTGGGTCCAAGCATCCCAACCAGTTTTCTTGCCAGTGACTTCAATCATGCTGATGCAATCGACAGGACATGGAGGAATGCAGAGATCGCAGCCCGTGCACCATTCTGTTAGTACCACATGCATTTGCTTGGAGGCGCCGACGATTGCATCTACGGGGCACGCCTGGATGCACAGCGTACAGCCGATGCATTTCTGAGGGTCGATGAAAGCTACTGGGCGCGGACGCTCAATGCCGCAATTTGGGTCAATAGTGGGGTGAAGCTCAAAGGCG includes:
- the nth gene encoding endonuclease III: MNLEKRRAFFEQLKANNPKPKTELEYSSPFELLIAVLLSAQATDVSVNKGTRKLYKVANTPQALLDLGEEGVRPYIQHIGLFNSKGKHIQETCRLLLEKHGGEVPQTREELEALPGVGRKTANVILNTAFGQPTIAVDTHIFRVSNRTGLAPGKDVLKVEEQLLKRVPKEYLHDAHHWLILHGRYTCKARNPDCAQCIVEPLCGFKQKTGKGKVRGDI
- a CDS encoding DUF1841 family protein, which translates into the protein MFNPTREEVRRFFCDTWKKKIENHILDPMETIASDWMVEHPEYHELLADPEGALGQDYTPERGETNPFLHLSMHLSISEQISINQPPGIKEIADKLSQKLGSMHEAQHAMMECLGQVMWEAQREGQPLNPEKYLEALKKLT
- the rsxB gene encoding electron transport complex subunit RsxB; amino-acid sequence: MSQTKNLIDQLEGILPQTQCTKCGYPDCRGYAKAMATGDVPPNRCPPGGVEGIARLSKILTPIYPQDAFELHPTIDPNCGIERPRPVAFIDPQKCIGCTLCIQACPVDAIVGASKQMHVVLTEWCTGCDLCIPPCPVDCISMIEVTGKKTGWDAWTQELADISRKRYHDREQRLDREQKDNDERLAKKAATKLAVVNAENPSSADELKEQERKRAIIAAAIARAQQKK
- a CDS encoding HIT family protein, which translates into the protein MTNCVLCKEELKPEEGQLIWRGDDCRVIMVNDPDLPGFCRVIWNRHVAEMTDLTYGEREHIMTLVFAVEEAVRHVMHPDKVNIAALGNMVPHIHWHVIPRFKDDAFFPGSAWSKKTQETKESTLEARRIKTQELPTGIKAAIAKLA